A single window of Drosophila suzukii chromosome 3, CBGP_Dsuzu_IsoJpt1.0, whole genome shotgun sequence DNA harbors:
- the Dip-B gene encoding putative aminopeptidase W07G4.4 yields the protein MGIEKILPCTLRLNKLMSLAGSDCLCIIDREAVPNELKAIFDEHRSYDKSFDSSVSCFKAPNVDQPVVYAPVSELTDYDDVRSYQAAAKKSMEKVLKAGFRTPLLFVPKVQRFPEVELCTVLGALEQLYVPIQLREAGTSKDNRVTTLSVQIDDPRAESIFQEALILEAGRFVARDIGVGDPERMTPIQVEKYIKPLFDKLNVNVISDSKVLEKEYPLFAAVNRAADAVERHRGRIIFLEYKPPKPARKTLMLVGKGVTYDTGGADIKAGGVMAGMSRDKCGAAAAAGFMQVVSQLQPEDVHVVVALCMVRNSVGEECYVADEIITSRAGLHVRIGNTDAEGRMCMTDALCRMKEMVVEQNLPDPHLFTIATLTGHAFISAGEGQSIAIDNSVAHREDHARRLQAAGQTFGEPFEISILRPSDFAFNAGKVIGEDLVQANNAPSVRTPRGHQVPAAFMIMASGLDKHGLDSKLPIKYTHIDIAGSAGEHPAMPTAAPLVSLVKTHLQK from the exons AATTCTACCATGCACCCTCCGGCTGAACAAGCTGATGAGCTTGGCGGGCAGCGACTGCCTGTGCATCATCGACCGCGAGGCGGTTCCCAACGAGCTGAAGGCCATCTTCGATGAGCACCGCAGCTACGACAAGTCCTTCGACAGCAGTGTGTCCTGCTTCAAGGCTCCCAACGTGGACCAACCTGTGGTCTATGCCCCCGTCTCCGAACTCACCGACTACGACGATGTGAGGAGCTACCAGGCGGCGGCCAAGAAGTCCATGGAGAAGGTGCTCAAG GCTGGCTTCCGAACACCTTTGCTGTTTGTGCCTAAGGTACAGCGTTTCCCCGAGGTCGAGCTCTGCACCGTTCTCGGAGCCCTGGAGCAGCTTTATGTG CCCATTCAACTGCGTGAAGCAGGAACCTCCAAAGACAACCGCGTGACTACGCTCAGTGTCCAGATCGACGATCCGAGGGCGGAGTCCATTTTCCAGGAAGCTCTCATTTTGGAGGCTGGTCGTTTTGTGGCCCGTGACATTGGAGTTGGGGATCCAGAGCGCATGACCCCCATCCAGGTGGAGAAGTACATCAAGCCTCTGTTCGACAAACTGAACGTGAATGTGATTAGTGACTCGAAGGTCCTGGAGAAGGAGTATCCGCTGTTTGCGGCTGTGAACCGGGCTGCAGATGCCGTCGAGCGTCACCGCGGTCGCATCATTTTCCTGGAGTACAAGCCCCCGAAGCCGGCGAGGAAGACGCTGATGCTGGTCGGCAAGGGAGTGACCTATGACACCGGTGGCGCTGACATCAAGGCCGGAGGTGTGATGGCCGGCATGTCGCGCGACAAGTGCGGAGCAGCTGCTGCAGCTGGATTCATGCAGGTGGTCAGCCAACTCCAGCCCGAAGATGTCCATGTCGTGGTGGCCCTGTGCATGGTCCGCAATTCCGTGGGCGAGGAGTGCTATGTGGCCGATGAGATCATCACCTCGCGAGCTGGCCTCCATGTCAGGATTGGAAACACCGATGCCGAGGGTCGTATGTGCATGACCGATGCCCTCTGCCGCATGAAGGAGATGGTGGTGGAGCAGAATCTCCCCGATCCCCATCTGTTCACCATTGCCACTTTGACTGGACACGCCTTCATCTCAGCCGGAGAGGGGCAATCGATTGCCATCGACAACAGCGTGGCCCACCGCGAGGATCACGCCAGGAGGCTGCAGGCTGCTGGCCAGACCTTCGGCGAACCCTTCGAGATTTCCATTCTCCGTCCCAGCGACTTTGCCTTCAACGCCGGCAAGGTGATTGGCGAGGATCTGGTGCAGGCCAATAATGCCCCATCGGTGAGGACTCCTCGTGGACACCAGGTGCCAGCTGCCTTTATGATCATGGCTTCTGGATTGGACAAACACGGGTTGGACTCCAAGTTGCCGATCAAGTATACCCATATCGATATCGCCGGCAGTGCCGGTGAACACCCAGCTATGCCCACAGCTGCCCCTCTGGTTTCCCTTGTGAAGACCCATCTTCAGAAGTAA